The Apium graveolens cultivar Ventura chromosome 6, ASM990537v1, whole genome shotgun sequence genome contains a region encoding:
- the LOC141664232 gene encoding uncharacterized protein LOC141664232, whose product MGFFARNPNNKSGEYLEGMINDYVGGKSKVRAQKISSARLVTLLTCFQFAFAVYATFLVYYMSPSIDLGTKPDFTWFAQKWKNHFKVQPYVVSRYQESSSSLIQSEILAPEVCENEKIDFVQKKSNDALMIQLKTGLYQQLLNYQSKAHGTETLAELMAMKSRYDLKAPNIPKVTVILNHFKRKTLCAQLESLLHQTLPFHHVWVLSFGSPNEVSLRRIVESYNDSRISFISSSFDFKYYGRFQMALQTQGDLVYVLDDDMIPGRKMLQILSHVAGTDKYKNSVLGSIGRILPFRQKDFTFPSYRKFRSKEAGLYLPDPAYDITVDKIVQVDFLSSSWFLSADLIKTLFIEKPMTFMTGEDLHLSYQLQKYRNAGSFVLPVNPKDKETWGDSEHRLAYVSETTVIFKDIVQVRDDQWWKALSAGYITQWAAMYPQKVDALFYAHTVEEVKVLAPLLEKFRSTVAKKAYIAVSGGNFCPCTEAASALNWPQVVCRERRFKIFDLQVGAISGISNSEVPVVQAVYASMKGLIKMHNPSVVITVNDVDPNVMKALKMATETNTNGSVLILLPRSSVSKVLWMADLRATALPNWNRMRISVNIITQNRVQSLTRLLNSLSNAYYLGDEVPISFNMDSKVDEATLKHVKSFNWTHGPKTIRRRIIQGGLIRAVSESWYPSSDDDYGLLLEDDIEVSPYYYLWIKYALLAYHYDPQISLPELSSISLYTPRLVEVVKERPKWNGTEFFKNIHPNTPYLHQLPCSWGAVFFPKQWREFYVYMNMRFTEDAKQNPVQIPKSRTNGWQASWKKFLIDMMYLRGYVTLYPNFPNQASFSTNHMEAGAHISAKDNVVKHDKSDFEVPLLKEDFRNFLPNGKMPPASKLPSLNLFNQAVSLKGLKAAGAKLRQDVIGCNATEIVHVDHDTGLPSYCAKF is encoded by the exons ATGGGATTTTTTGCGAGAAATCCGAATAACAAAAGCGGGGAGTACTTGGAAGGAATGATTAATGATTATGTTGGGGGAAAGAGCAAAGTACGAGCACAAAAGATTAGCTCTGCTAGGCTTGTCACACTACTAACATGCTTTCAATTTGCATTTGCAGTTTATGCAACTTTCCTTGTGTATTACATGAGCCCTTCTATTGATTTAGGGACTAAGCCTGATTTTACCTGGTTCGCTCAAAAATGGAAAAATCATTTCAAAGTACAGCCATATGTTGTGAGTCGATATCAAGAGTCGTCTAGTTCTTTGATCCAGTCAGAAATATTAGCACCAGAAGTTTGTGAGAATGAGAAGATTGATTTTGTGCAGAAGAAGTCCAATGATGCTTTGATGATTCAATTGAAAACGGGACTTTACCAACAACTACTCAATTATCAAAGCAAGGCTCATGGCACAGAGACATTAGCTGAGCTAATGGCAATGAAATCTAGGTATGATTTGAAAGCTCCAAACATTCCAAAAGTAACTGTCATTTTGAACCATTTCAAGAGGAAAACTCTGTGTGCGCAGCTTGaatctttgcttcatcaaacaCTTCCATTTCACCATGTTTGGGTACTTTCATTTGGAAGTCCTAATGAAGTATCCTTGCGAAGAATAGTGGAGAGCTACAATGACTCAAGAATTAGCTTTATTAGTTCAAGCTTTGATTTTAAGTATTATGGAAGATTTCAAATGGCTCTGCAAACACAAGGGGATCTTGTGTATGTTCTTGATGATGACATGATTCCGGGTAGGAAAATGTTGCAGATATTGTCACATGTTGCAGGGACCGACAAGTATAAGAATTCAGTTTTGGGAAGCATCGGAAGGATATTGCCATTTAGGCAAAAGGACTTCACCTTTCCAAGTTACCGGAAATTTAGATCAAAAGAGGCAGGCCTTTATTTGCCTGATCCAGCATATGATATTACAGTTGATAAGATTGTGCAGGTTGATTTTCTTTCTAGCTCTTGGTTCTTGTCAGCTGACCTCATCAAGACCCTATTTATCGAGAAACCTATGACATTCATGACTGGTGAAGATCTTCACCTAAG TTACCAGCTTCAGAAGTACAGAAATGCAGGGTCATTTGTGTTACCAGTGAATCCGAAGGATAAGGAGACTTGGGGTGACAGTGAACATAGACTTGCTTATGTATCCGAAACCACTGTTATTTTCAAAGACATTGTGCAGGTCAGGGATGATCAATGGTGGAAAGCCCTCTCCGCAGGGTACATAACACAATGGGCTGCGATGTACCCTCAAAAGGTTGATGCACTTTTTTATGCACACACTGTTGAGGAAGTAAAAGTTCTTGCGCCACTACTTGAAAAGTTCAGAAGCACTGTTGCCAAAAAGGCATATATTGCTGTTTCCGGAGGAAATTTCTGTCCTTGTACAGAAGCTGCATCTGCTCTGAACTGGCCACAAGTCGTATGCAGAGAAAGAAGATTCAAGATTTTTGATTTACAAGTTGGGGCTATTTCCGGAATATCAAACTCAGAGGTGCCTGTGGTACAAGCAGTCTATGCTAGCATGAAAGGGTTGATCAAAATGCACAACCCAAGTGTCGTGATCACGGTCAATGATGTTGATCCTAATGTAATGAAAGCCTTAAAGATGGCAACAGAGACTAATACAAACGGTTCTGTTTTGATTTTGTTACCGAGGTCCTCGGTGTCTAAGGTCCTTTGGATGGCTGATTTGCGCGCTACAGCTTTACCAA ACTGGAACCGTATGAGGATCTCTGTAAATATAATTACACAGAATCGTGTTCAATCACTAACAAGGCTACTCAATTCACTAAGCAATGCTTACTATCTCGGTGATGAGGTCCCAATTAGCTTCAACATGGACAGCAAAGTAGATGAGGCAACTTTAAAACATGTGAAATCTTTTAATTGGACACATGGTCCGAAAACTATAAGAAGAAGAATCATCCAAGGAGGGCTAATCCGAGCAGTAAGTGAGAGCTGGTACCCCTCTTCAGACGATGACTATGGTCTCCTACTTGAAGATGATATCGAAGTCTCTCCATATTATTACTTATGGATCAAGTATGCACTTCTAGCCTACCATTATGACCCTCAAATATCTCTTCCAGAGCTCTCATCCATCTCTCTTTACACTCCTCGTTTGGTTGAAGTGGTGAAAGAAAGGCCCAAATGGAACGGAACTGAGTTCTTCAAGAACATCCATCCAAACACACCATATCTCCACCAATTACCTTGCAGTTGGGGTGCAGTTTTCTTTCCAAAACAATGGAGAGAATTCTATGTGTACATGAACATGAGATTTACGGAGGACGCCAAGCAAAATCCAGTACAAATTCCCAAGTCAAGAACAAATGGTTGGCAAGCATCATGGAAAAAGTTTCTGATTGACATGATGTACTTGAGAGGGTACGTAACTCTATATCCAAACTTTCCGAACCAAGCAAGTTTTTCAACCAACCATATGGAGGCGGGAGCACATATTAGTGCAAAAGACAATGTAGTTAAGCATGACAAGAGCGATTTTGAGGTGCCATTGCTAAAAGAAGACTTTAGAAACTTTTTGCCAAATGGTAAGATGCCGCCAGCTTCGAAGCTGCCATCACTAAATCTGTTCAACCAAGCAGTTTCGCTCAAGGGACTAAAGGCTGCAGGGGCAAAACTCAGACAAGATGTCATCGGATGCAATGCCACAGAAATAGTCCATGTTGATCATGATACAGGCCTTCCTTCATATTGTGCTAAATTCTAG